One Symphalangus syndactylus isolate Jambi chromosome 9, NHGRI_mSymSyn1-v2.1_pri, whole genome shotgun sequence DNA segment encodes these proteins:
- the GIGYF1 gene encoding GRB10-interacting GYF protein 1 isoform X7, protein MGKGAGPPLAGTSRGRGSTRSRGRGRGDSCFYQRSIEEGDGAFGRSPREIQRSQSWDDRGERRFEKSARRDGARCGFEEGGAGPRKEHARSDSENWRSLREEQEEEEEGSWRLGAGLRRDGDRWRSASPDGGPRSAGWREHGERRRKFEFDLRGDRGGCGEEEGRGGGGSSHLRRCRAPDGFEEDKDGLPEWCLDDEDEEMGTFDASGAFLPLKKGPKEPIPEEQELDFQGLEEEEEPSEGLEEEGPEAGGKELTPLPPQEEKSSSPSPLPTLGPLWGTNGDGDEAAEKEPPAAEDDIRGIQLSPGVGSSAGPPGDLEDDEGLKHLQQEAEKLVASLQDSSLEEEQFTAAMQTQGLRHSAAATALPLSHGAARKWFYKDPQGEIQGPFTTQEMAEWFQAGYFSMSLLVKRGCDEGFQPLGEVIKMWGRVPFAPGPSPPPLLGNMDQERLKKQQELATAALYQQLQHQQFLQLVSSRQLPQCALREKAALGDLTPPPPQQQQQLTAFLQQLQALKPPRGGDQNLLPTMSRSLSVPDSGRLWDVHTSASSQSGGEASLWDIPINSSTQGPILEQLQLQHKFQERREVELRAKREEEERKRREEKRRQQQQEEQKRRQEEEELFRRKQVRQQELLLKLLQQQQVVPVPPAPSSPPPLWAGLAKQGLSMKTLLELQLEGERQLHKQPPSREPARAQAPNHRVQLGGLGTAPLNQWVSEAGPLWGGPDKSGGGSSGLGLWEDTPKSGGSLARGLGLKNSRSSPSLSDSYSHLSGRPIRKKTEEEEKLLKLLQGIPRPQDGFTQWCEQMLHTLSATGSLDVPMAVAILKEVESPYDVHDYIRSCLGDTLEAKEFAKQFLERRAKQKASQQRQQQQEAWLSSASLQTAFQANHSTKLGPGEGSKAKRRALMLHSDPSILGYSLHGSSGEIESVDDY, encoded by the exons ATGGGGAAAGGGGCTGGCCCCCCCCTGGCTGGCACCTCCCGAGGCAGGGGCAGCACGCGGAGCCGAG GCCGCGGCCGTGGTGACAGCTGCTTTTACCAAAGAAGCATCGAAGAAGGTGATGGGGCCTTTGGACGAAGCCCCCGAGAAATCCAGCGCAGCcagagctgggatgacag AGGCGAGAGGCGGTTTGAGAAGTCAGCAAGGCGGGATGGAG CACGATGTGGGTTTGAGGAGGGAGGGGCTGGTCCAAGGAAGGAGCACGCCCGCTCAGACAGCGAGAACTGGCGTTCCCTacgggaggagcaggaggaggaggaggagggcagctGGAGGCTCGGGGCAGGGCTCCGGCGAGATGGCGACCGCTGGCGCTCCGCCAGCCCTG ATGGCGGTCCCCGCTCTGCTGGCTGGCGGGAACATGGGGAACGGAGGCGCAAGTTTGAATTTGATTTGCGAGGGGATCGAGGAGGGTGTGGTGAAgaggaggggcggggagggggaggcagCTCTCACCTGCGGCGGTGCCGAGCGCCTGACGGCTTTGAGGAGGACAAGGATGGGCTCCCAGAGTGGTGCCTGGACGATGAGGATGAAGAAATGGGCACCTTTGATGCCTCTGGGGCCTTCTTGCCTCTCAAG AAGGGCCCCAAGGAGCCCATTCCTGAGGAGCAGGAGCTGGACTTCcaagggctggaggaggaggaggagccttCCGAAGGGCTAGAGGAGGAAGGGCCTGAGGCGG GTGGGAAGGAGCTGACCCCACTGCCTCCTCAGGAGGAGAAGTCCAGCTCCCCGTCCCCACTGCCCACCCTGGGCCCACTCTGGGGGACAAACGGGGATGGGGACGAAGCTGCGGAGAAAGAGCCCCCAGCGGCCGAAG ATGATATTCGGGGGATCCAGCTGAGTCCCGGGGTGGGCTCCTCTGCTGGCCCACCCGGAGATCTGGAGGATGATGAAGGCTTGAAGCACCTGCAGCAG GAGGCGGAGAAGCTGGTGGCCTCCCTGCAGGACAGCTCCTTGGAGGAGGAGCAGTTCACGGCTGCCATGCAGACCCAGGGCCTGCGCCACTCCGCAGCAGCCACTGCCCTCCCACTCAGCCATGGGGCTGCCCGGAAGTGGTTCTACAAGGACCCACAGGGCGAGATCCAAG GCCCCTTCACGACACAGGAGATGGCAGAGTGGTTCCAGGCCGGCTACTTCTCCATGTCGCTGCTGGTGAAGCGGGGCTGCGACGAGGGCTTCCAGCCGCTGGGCGAGGTGATCAAGATGTGGGGCCGCGTGCCCTTTGCCCCAGGGCCCTCACCACCCCCACTGCTG GGAAACATGGACCAGGAGCGGCTGAAGAAGCAGCAGGAGCTGGCCACGGCGGCCTTGTACCAGCAGCTGCAGCACCAGCAGTTTCTCCAGCTGGTCAGCAG CCGCCAGCTCCCGCAATGCGCGCTCCGAGAAAAGGCAGCTCTGGGGGACCtgacgccgccgccgccgcagcagcagcagcagctcacgGCGTTCCTGCAGCAGCTCCAGGCGCTCAAACCCCCCAG AGGCGGGGACCAGAACCTGCTCCCGACGATGAGCCGGTCCTTGTCGGTGCCGGATTCGGGCCGCCTCTGGGACGTACATACCTCAGCCTCATCACAGTCAG GTGGTGAGGCCAGTCTTTGGGACATACCAATTAATTCTTCGACTCAGGGTCCAATTCTAGAACAACTCCAGCTGCAACATAAA TTCCAGGAGCGCAGAGAAGTGGAGCTCAGGGCGAAGCGGGAGGAAGAGGAGCGCAAGCGCCGGGAGGAGAAGCGCcgccagcagcagcaggaggagcaGAAGCGgcggcaggaggaggaagagctgtTTCGGCGCAAGCAG GTGCGGCAGCAGGAGTTGTTGCTGAAGTTGCTACAACAGCAGCAAGTGGTCCCTGTGCCCCCCGcacccagctccccacccccactctggGCTGGCCTGGCCAAGCAGGGGCTGTCCATGAAGACGCTCCTGGAGTTGCAGCTGGAGGGCGAGCGGCAGCTGCACAAACAGCCCCCATCTCGGGAGCCAGCTCGGGCCCAGGCCCCCAACCACCGAGTG CAGCTTGGGGGCCTGGGCACTGCCCCCCTGAACCAGTGGGTGTCTGAGGCTGGGCCACTGTGGGGCGGGCCAGACAAGAGTGGGGGCGGCAGCAGCGGCCTGGGGCTCTGGGAGGACACCCCAAAGAGCGGCGGGAGCCTGGCCCGTGGCCTCGGCCTGAAGAACAGCCGGAGCAGCCCCTCTCTCAG TGACTCGTACAGCCATCTATCGGGTCGGCCCATTCGcaaaaagacagaggaagaagagaagctgCTGAAGCTGCTGCAGGGCATTCCCAGGCCCCAGGACGGCTTCACCCAGTGGTGCGAGCAGATGCTGCACACGCTGAGCGCCACGGGCAGCCTGGACG TGCCCATGGCTGTAGCGATCCTCAAGGAGGTGGAATCCCCCTATGATGTCCACGATTATATCCGTTCCTGCCTGGGGGACACGCTGGAAGCCAAAGAATTTGCCAAACAATTCCTGGAGCGGAGGGCCAAGCAGAAAGCCAgccagcagcggcagcagcagcag GAGGCATGGCTGAGCAGCGCTTCGCTGCAGACGGCCTTCCAGGCCAACCACAGCACCAAACTCGGCCCCGGGGAGGGCAGCAAGGCCAAGAGGCGGGCACTGATGCTGCACTCAGACCCCAGCATCCTGG GGTACTCCCTGCACGGATCTTCTGGTGAGATCGAGAGCGTGGATGACTACTGA